In Sardina pilchardus chromosome 10, fSarPil1.1, whole genome shotgun sequence, one genomic interval encodes:
- the hsbp1b gene encoding heat shock factor-binding protein 1b, translating into MEKSGGDTDSKSAQDLTAVVQTLLQQMQDKFQTMSDQIIGRIDEMSTRIDDLEKNIADLMTQAGVEEGEGEGKPKEEDEAAAS; encoded by the exons ATGGAAAAATCAGGGGGTGATACAGATTCGAAATCTGCTCAGGATCTCACTGCAGTT GTTCAGACATTACTGCAACAGATGCAAGACAAGTTCCAGACTATGTCCGATCAAATCATTGGCAGAA TTGATGAGATGAGCACACGTATCGACGACCTGGAGAAGAACATCGCTGACCTCATGACCCAGGCTGGAGTGGAAGAGGGCGAGGGAGAGGGCAAGCCGAAAGAAGAAGACGAGGCGGCGGCATCCTAA